Proteins co-encoded in one Chitinophagales bacterium genomic window:
- a CDS encoding DUF1641 domain-containing protein: protein MVADMADDAVRQASYKGINIEERLGGALEIAEKLTSPAMVSQLNSVLELANKAPGLVSMVADMADDAVRQASNKGINIEERLGAALEIAEKLTSPAMVSQLNSVLELANQGPGLVSMVADMADDAVRQASNKGIDIEERLGAALEIAEKLTSPAMVSQLNSVLELANQGPGLVAMTIDMLDEGYQTAAANGFDLDLLLKEGANLTSKMTVLMRSEEFKALLDSGALAPKTLKIVNCAAQALAESQNQPPQKVGFFGMLRVMGNPDMQRTLGFLTAFAKQFGKKL, encoded by the coding sequence ATGGTAGCAGATATGGCGGATGATGCAGTAAGGCAAGCTTCGTACAAAGGCATTAACATTGAAGAACGTTTGGGAGGAGCCTTAGAAATAGCCGAAAAACTCACCTCCCCTGCAATGGTATCGCAGTTGAACAGCGTGTTGGAATTGGCGAATAAAGCACCTGGTTTGGTAAGCATGGTAGCAGATATGGCGGATGATGCAGTAAGGCAAGCTTCGAACAAAGGCATTAACATTGAAGAACGTTTGGGAGCGGCTTTAGAAATAGCCGAAAAACTCACCTCCCCTGCAATGGTATCGCAGTTGAACAGCGTATTGGAATTGGCAAATCAAGGACCTGGATTGGTAAGCATGGTAGCAGATATGGCGGATGATGCAGTAAGGCAAGCTTCGAACAAAGGCATTGACATTGAAGAACGTTTGGGAGCGGCTTTAGAAATAGCCGAAAAACTCACCTCCCCTGCAATGGTATCGCAGTTGAACAGCGTATTGGAATTGGCAAATCAAGGACCTGGATTGGTAGCGATGACCATAGATATGTTAGACGAAGGATATCAAACCGCAGCAGCCAATGGTTTCGACTTGGATTTGTTGCTAAAAGAAGGCGCAAATTTGACTTCCAAAATGACCGTTTTGATGCGTTCCGAAGAATTTAAGGCTTTGTTGGACAGCGGTGCTCTGGCTCCTAAAACTTTGAAAATTGTCAATTGTGCAGCACAGGCATTGGCAGAAAGCCAAAATCAACCACCCCAAAAAGTAGGATTTTTTGGCATGTTGCGGGTCATGGGCAATCCCGATATGCAGCGTACGCTTGGCTTTTTGACCGCCTTCGCCAAACAGTTTGGTAAGAAACTGTAA
- a CDS encoding molybdopterin-dependent oxidoreductase — translation MSYKHKPSIIEKIAEKLRIIPNLHEKQQEIALPRLTEPGDLTKYPPPEQWDDWVEYEAKSWPKKDKKHYSIVPTTCFNCESACGLLSYVDKETNQIRKFEGNPYHPGSRGRNCAKGPATINQITDPDRILYPMKRKGERGAGEWERITWDQALNEISAEIRKALQEGRNNEVAYHVGRPGHEGYMDRVLQAWGVDGHNSHTNICSSGARFGYNIWYGYDRPSPDHANAKFILLISAHLESGHYFNPHAQRIIEGMMAGAKLAVMDPRLSNTASMANYWMPTYPGSEAALLLAMARIILQKKLYNEKFVRNWVNWEEYLEKEHPAVERTFDNFIEVLIDVYAEYTPEFAEQESGVKAATVIEVATEIGKAGERFATHNWRSAASGNLGGWCVSRCLHFLNVLTGSVGTVGGTSPNSWNKFKPKFFDNPPAHKFWNELHFPNEYPLAFFEMSFLLPHFLKENRGKMSVYFTRVFNPVWTYPDGFSWMEMLQDAEKVGMHIALTPTWNETAFFADYVLPMGHSAERHDINSYATHSGMWIAFRQPVLREAARRAGKITEFTYETNPGEVWEEDEFWIELSWRIDPDGSLGIRKHFLSPYREGEKINIDEYYQYIFENVAGLPEAAAKEGLNPLDYMKKYGAFEIEKTSYNKYLKTLQDTELQNAAIDQKTGVITKGGNEIGVMVDGKAHVGFPTPTRKQEFFSQTMVDWKWGEHAIPTYIKSHIHPDNIDSSKGEFPLVPTFRLPVLIHSRSGNAKWLTEIANRNPIWMHTSDAEKMGVQTGSLVRINTDIGYFVDKVWVTEGMKPGVIACSHHLGRWRRPQDKVGNRWATNTVSIKKEGTAWKMQTLQGIRPYKSTDADSSRIFWSDGGVHQNITFPVHPDPISGMHCWHQKVRVELAHPEDKYGDIMVDTEKSFEVYRKWLDMTRPAPGPGGLRRPLWFKRPVRPQEDLFYLK, via the coding sequence ATGAGCTACAAACACAAACCCTCCATCATAGAAAAAATAGCGGAAAAACTCCGCATCATTCCTAACCTACACGAAAAACAACAAGAAATTGCCTTACCTCGCCTCACTGAGCCTGGTGACCTCACTAAATATCCTCCCCCCGAGCAGTGGGATGATTGGGTAGAATACGAAGCCAAAAGCTGGCCCAAAAAGGACAAAAAACACTATTCCATTGTGCCGACCACCTGCTTCAATTGTGAATCTGCTTGTGGTTTGTTGTCTTATGTCGACAAAGAAACCAATCAAATACGAAAATTTGAAGGCAATCCCTACCACCCCGGAAGCCGAGGACGCAACTGCGCCAAAGGTCCCGCTACCATCAACCAAATCACCGATCCAGATCGCATCCTCTACCCCATGAAACGAAAAGGCGAACGAGGAGCAGGAGAATGGGAACGCATCACTTGGGACCAAGCCCTCAATGAAATTTCTGCCGAAATTCGCAAGGCACTACAAGAAGGTAGAAACAATGAAGTCGCCTACCATGTTGGTCGCCCCGGACATGAAGGTTACATGGATAGGGTGTTACAGGCATGGGGTGTTGACGGGCACAACAGCCACACCAACATCTGCTCATCAGGCGCACGATTTGGCTACAATATATGGTATGGCTACGACCGCCCTTCCCCCGACCATGCCAATGCTAAGTTTATTCTGCTGATTAGCGCACACTTAGAATCTGGACACTACTTCAATCCACATGCACAGCGCATCATTGAAGGTATGATGGCAGGTGCAAAATTGGCGGTCATGGACCCCCGTTTGTCCAACACCGCAAGCATGGCAAACTATTGGATGCCAACCTATCCAGGAAGTGAAGCTGCTTTGTTGTTGGCAATGGCTCGCATCATTTTGCAGAAAAAACTCTACAATGAAAAGTTTGTCCGCAATTGGGTCAACTGGGAAGAATACCTAGAAAAAGAACATCCCGCAGTAGAGCGCACTTTCGACAACTTCATTGAAGTATTGATAGACGTTTACGCCGAATATACACCCGAATTTGCAGAACAAGAAAGTGGCGTAAAAGCTGCAACAGTAATAGAAGTCGCTACAGAAATAGGCAAAGCAGGAGAACGATTTGCGACCCACAATTGGAGAAGTGCAGCAAGCGGCAACCTTGGCGGCTGGTGCGTTTCTCGTTGTTTGCATTTTCTCAATGTTTTGACAGGTAGTGTGGGAACCGTTGGAGGAACTTCACCCAATAGTTGGAACAAATTCAAGCCCAAGTTTTTTGACAATCCACCTGCCCACAAATTCTGGAACGAACTGCATTTTCCGAATGAATATCCACTGGCATTCTTCGAAATGAGCTTTTTGTTGCCGCATTTTTTGAAGGAAAATCGGGGTAAAATGTCGGTCTATTTCACCCGTGTCTTCAATCCCGTTTGGACCTATCCCGATGGATTCAGTTGGATGGAAATGCTGCAAGATGCCGAAAAAGTAGGGATGCACATTGCACTCACGCCTACTTGGAACGAAACAGCATTTTTTGCAGACTATGTGCTGCCAATGGGACATTCAGCCGAGCGACACGACATCAACAGCTATGCGACCCATAGCGGAATGTGGATTGCTTTTCGCCAGCCCGTTTTGCGAGAGGCGGCAAGGCGAGCGGGAAAAATTACCGAATTTACCTACGAAACCAACCCAGGCGAAGTGTGGGAAGAAGACGAGTTTTGGATTGAACTCTCTTGGCGCATAGATCCCGACGGTAGTCTCGGCATCCGCAAACACTTTTTGTCTCCTTATCGAGAAGGCGAAAAAATCAACATTGATGAATACTACCAATACATTTTTGAGAACGTTGCAGGATTGCCCGAAGCGGCTGCAAAAGAAGGATTGAATCCATTGGACTATATGAAAAAATATGGGGCGTTTGAAATCGAAAAAACCTCTTACAACAAATACCTCAAAACGTTGCAAGACACAGAACTGCAAAATGCTGCTATTGACCAAAAAACAGGCGTAATCACGAAAGGCGGCAATGAAATAGGTGTGATGGTGGACGGCAAAGCACATGTAGGTTTTCCCACACCAACCCGAAAACAAGAATTTTTCTCGCAAACTATGGTAGATTGGAAATGGGGCGAACACGCCATTCCGACATACATCAAAAGTCACATTCACCCCGACAACATTGACTCCTCCAAAGGAGAGTTTCCGCTTGTGCCGACTTTCCGTTTGCCTGTCTTGATTCACTCACGTTCGGGCAATGCCAAGTGGCTCACCGAAATAGCGAATCGAAACCCAATATGGATGCACACTTCGGATGCCGAAAAAATGGGCGTTCAAACAGGATCTTTGGTCAGAATCAATACCGACATCGGTTATTTTGTCGACAAAGTCTGGGTTACAGAAGGTATGAAGCCAGGAGTTATTGCCTGTTCGCATCACCTCGGACGTTGGCGCAGACCACAAGACAAAGTGGGCAATCGCTGGGCAACCAACACGGTTTCCATTAAAAAAGAGGGTACTGCATGGAAAATGCAAACCCTGCAAGGTATTCGCCCCTACAAAAGTACCGATGCCGATTCATCCCGCATTTTTTGGAGCGATGGCGGTGTACATCAAAACATTACCTTTCCAGTTCACCCCGACCCCATCAGCGGAATGCACTGTTGGCATCAGAAGGTTCGAGTGGAATTGGCACATCCAGAGGATAAGTACGGTGACATCATGGTGGATACCGAAAAGTCTTTTGAAGTCTATCGCAAATGGTTGGATATGACCCGACCTGCGCCAGGTCCAGGTGGTTTGCGGCGACCGCTTTGGTTTAAGCGTCCTGTTCGACCACAGGAAGACTTATTTTATTTGAAGTAG